ACGGTGAACATGACGCCGATGATCGACGTCGTGCTGCTAGTCATCATCTTCTTCCTGTACACGGCTCGCTTCGCCGAGGTCAGCCGCACGAGCGTGGACCTGCCCGACGAGCCCGGGGCCGAAGAGAGCGCGAGCGACCCCGACGCATTGATGATCGACGTGCGCGACGATGGCGTATTCCTGGTGAGCGGCCGGGCGCGCTCGCTCGAACGCGTCATCGAGATCGTCGAAGAACAGGCCGAGCGCGTCGGCGGGCCTGAGAACCTCCGCGTGCTGCTGCGGGCCGATCAGGGCACCGCTGCCGGCCCGGTGAACGAGCTGGCGCGCCGGCTGACGGGCATGGGCGTGCGCCAGTGGAGCCACGCGACGGTGAACCGATCGG
This Phycisphaerales bacterium DNA region includes the following protein-coding sequences:
- a CDS encoding biopolymer transporter ExbD is translated as MLFGTKPARMRFTVNMTPMIDVVLLVIIFFLYTARFAEVSRTSVDLPDEPGAEESASDPDALMIDVRDDGVFLVSGRARSLERVIEIVEEQAERVGGPENLRVLLRADQGTAAGPVNELARRLTGMGVRQWSHATVNRSGRG